In Streptomyces sp. NBC_00483, a single window of DNA contains:
- the rplQ gene encoding 50S ribosomal protein L17: MPKPAKGARLGGSAAHEKLLLANLAKSLFEHGKITTTDAKARRLRPYAERLVTKAKKGDLHNRRQVLQVISDKGVVHTLFTEIAPRYENRPGGYTRITKIGNRRGDNAPMAVIELVEALTVQQQATGEAEAATKRAAKDAEATEAQTEAPAEAAAEESKDA, from the coding sequence ATGCCGAAGCCCGCCAAGGGTGCCCGTCTGGGCGGCAGCGCCGCGCACGAGAAGCTGCTCCTCGCGAACCTCGCGAAGAGCCTCTTCGAGCACGGCAAGATCACGACGACCGACGCCAAGGCGCGTCGTCTGCGTCCGTACGCGGAGCGTCTGGTCACCAAGGCGAAGAAGGGCGACCTTCACAACCGCCGTCAGGTGCTCCAGGTCATCTCGGACAAGGGCGTCGTCCACACGCTCTTCACCGAGATCGCCCCGCGCTACGAGAACCGTCCGGGTGGTTACACCCGTATCACCAAGATCGGTAACCGCCGTGGCGACAACGCGCCCATGGCTGTCATCGAGCTGGTCGAGGCCCTGACGGTCCAGCAGCAGGCCACCGGTGAGGCCGAGGCCGCCACCAAGCGTGCCGCGAAGGACGCCGAGGCCACCGAGGCGCAGACCGAGGCTCCGGCCGAGGCCGCCGCCGAGGAGTCCAAGGACGCCTGA
- the truA gene encoding tRNA pseudouridine(38-40) synthase TruA, giving the protein MSDEVADGFVRLRLDVSYDGKDFSGWAKQASGRRTVQGEIEDALRTVTRSAESYDLTVAGRTDAGVHARGQVAHVDLPAQVWDEHREKLLKRLAGRLPKDVRVWSVAEAPSGFNARFSAIWRRYAYRVTDHPGGVDPLLRGHVLWHDWPLDVDAMNEAAERLLGEHDFAAYCKRREGATTIRTLQGLSLVRGDDGIVTATVRADAFCHNMVRSLIGALLFVGDGHRPADWPGKVLAAGVRDSAVHVVRPHGLTLEEVGYPADELLAARNKEARNKRTLPGAGCC; this is encoded by the coding sequence GTGAGTGATGAGGTGGCCGACGGCTTCGTGCGGCTGCGGCTCGATGTGAGCTACGACGGCAAGGACTTCTCCGGGTGGGCCAAGCAGGCCTCCGGGCGGCGGACCGTGCAGGGGGAGATCGAGGACGCGCTCCGTACGGTGACGCGGTCCGCGGAGTCGTACGACCTGACGGTCGCCGGGCGGACCGACGCGGGGGTGCACGCGCGGGGTCAGGTCGCGCACGTGGACCTGCCGGCGCAGGTGTGGGACGAGCACCGGGAGAAGCTGCTGAAGCGGCTCGCGGGGCGGCTGCCGAAGGATGTGCGGGTGTGGTCGGTGGCGGAGGCGCCGAGCGGCTTCAACGCGCGTTTCTCGGCGATCTGGCGGCGGTACGCGTACCGGGTGACGGATCATCCGGGCGGCGTCGATCCGCTGCTGCGGGGCCATGTGCTGTGGCACGACTGGCCGTTGGACGTCGACGCGATGAACGAGGCCGCCGAGCGGCTGCTCGGCGAGCACGACTTCGCCGCCTACTGCAAGCGGCGTGAGGGCGCGACCACCATTCGTACGCTGCAGGGGCTCAGTCTCGTGCGCGGGGACGACGGGATCGTCACCGCGACCGTGCGGGCCGACGCCTTCTGCCACAACATGGTGCGGTCCCTGATCGGGGCGCTGCTGTTCGTGGGCGACGGGCACCGGCCGGCCGACTGGCCCGGCAAGGTGCTCGCCGCGGGCGTGCGGGACTCCGCCGTGCACGTGGTGCGGCCGCACGGGCTGACGCTGGAGGAAGTCGGTTACCCCGCCGACGAGTTGCTCGCCGCGCGCAACAAGGAGGCGCGCAACAAGCGGACGCTCCCGGGCGCCGGATGTTGCTGA
- the rplM gene encoding 50S ribosomal protein L13, with product MRTYSPKPGDVTRQWHVIDAQDIVLGRLATTAATLLRGKHKPTYAPHMDMGDFVVIVNADKVHLSGNKKTQKMAYRHSGYPGGLRSVRYDELLAKNPEKAVEKAIKGMIPKNTLGRQMLSKLKIYSGDQHPHAAQQPVPFEITQVAQ from the coding sequence GTGCGTACGTACAGCCCCAAGCCCGGCGATGTGACTCGCCAGTGGCACGTCATTGACGCGCAGGACATCGTCCTGGGCCGTCTGGCCACCACTGCCGCGACCCTCCTCCGTGGCAAGCACAAGCCGACCTACGCCCCCCACATGGACATGGGCGACTTCGTCGTCATCGTCAATGCGGACAAGGTGCACCTGTCCGGCAACAAGAAGACCCAGAAGATGGCGTACCGCCACTCCGGTTACCCGGGTGGTCTGCGTTCCGTGCGCTACGACGAGCTTCTCGCGAAGAACCCCGAGAAGGCCGTCGAGAAGGCCATCAAGGGCATGATCCCGAAGAACACGCTCGGCCGTCAGATGCTCTCGAAGCTGAAGATCTACTCGGGCGACCAGCACCCCCACGCTGCCCAGCAGCCGGTGCCGTTCGAGATCACTCAGGTCGCGCAGTAG
- the rpsI gene encoding 30S ribosomal protein S9, protein MAETTAETPVEEIADVESYTTESDAPVEGEYTSESNPARFGDPQPAAGLGRRKNAIARVRIVPGTGKWKVNGRTLEDYFPNKVHQQEVNEPFKVLELDGRYDVIARISGGGVSGQAGALRLGVARALNEADADNNRGALKKAGYLRRDDRAVERKKAGLKKARKAPQYSKR, encoded by the coding sequence GTGGCCGAGACCACTGCCGAGACGCCGGTCGAAGAGATCGCCGACGTCGAGAGCTACACCACCGAGTCCGACGCGCCCGTCGAGGGCGAGTACACCTCGGAGTCCAACCCCGCCCGCTTCGGTGACCCGCAGCCGGCCGCCGGCCTGGGCCGCCGCAAGAACGCCATCGCGCGCGTTCGCATCGTGCCCGGCACCGGCAAGTGGAAGGTCAACGGGCGCACGCTCGAGGACTACTTCCCGAACAAGGTCCACCAGCAGGAAGTCAACGAGCCCTTCAAGGTGCTCGAGCTCGACGGCCGCTACGACGTCATCGCCCGCATCTCGGGTGGCGGCGTCTCCGGTCAGGCCGGTGCCCTGCGCCTCGGCGTGGCCCGCGCGCTGAACGAGGCCGACGCGGACAACAACCGCGGCGCCCTCAAGAAGGCCGGCTACCTCCGCCGCGACGACCGTGCGGTCGAGCGCAAGAAGGCCGGTCTCAAGAAGGCCCGCAAGGCCCCGCAGTACAGCAAGCGCTAA